The Drosophila simulans strain w501 chromosome 3R, Prin_Dsim_3.1, whole genome shotgun sequence genome contains the following window.
aacaatTTTCCGTGGAGTTTATGAGCgtgaaaaaatgtttactgGTCGGAGCTTCAAAACGCTTcaacttgttttttgtttttctcaattttttcttctgttttttgcaaaataaagtCACTGTTTTATGCTCCAGGAAAAaaggtaattaaaatgttgttttttatgaGAAAAAAACGTCACATGTCATGGGGAGATAAAGTACTTTATTTTAAGTTACAAAGTTTCCAATTCTAGGATGCTATAGTGTTAAAGAATATAGTTATGTATGTGTTCGCTTAGGTATCGGGTAATCGTAATATATCATTTCACTCGATTGCTAGTTTCTATTTTGAAATTCATAACTCAAGGCTGAGAGATACAAAagtgtaaaaacaaaaatacaggCATTGATTTCGTCCTTATCCTTCGTTTCAAGCCATTTCACATCATTTACTTCCTTCGAACTGAGGCCTGGGCCAAGATTGATTTCGTTTGTGGTCTGTGTTTCAGTTTCGCTTGGGAATTGGGCGTGGGATTGGCAACGGGAATGGGTTCGCTCGGGTGGGATCTGGGTCTTTCCTTTCGCATTAGGCATCATCAAGGTCCCCCATTCGAATGCCCATTCACCGCATCCTCATCAGTTGCGCTTCATTGTGTTTTATTCGTTGCCGCTGTTATCGCATGTTAACACTTCATGGCAAATCCtagccagccagctagccatCCTGGCCTGATGTCCTTTCTCGTCATCATTGGAATGACCTTTCGTTTTGGGGCGTGTATGGCATGTAGGACTGTGGGAATCCCGACCACGCTTAGTTAGTTTCTGCCACACGCTTTGCgtgcaaaatgtcaaaatacattttactcGGATTTATGGTCACTGGTCGCCAGCGAATGCTCCTCGCACTCCGCATCCTcgttatactatatatacatttggGATTTGTGCTTGTCTTTGGCTATTTTTGGGGATTTACACGCTtatcacacatacacacacatcaCACCCACATGTCCGGgacgaaatgaaaatattatgctacatttcattaaagaaacactcacacaaacgGATTCCCACATCCTTGAATGCTTTACAGCCACTTAAAATAGATTAGCTTTCAACGTTTCGGTCTCTTAGGCGAAACAAAACGGactaaaaaaaaggcaaaatggaaataataaatggCCCAACCATAATTCAAGTAGGTTCCTGGTGGAATTCCTTGCCTTCACATGCAATAGAAAAGCCATTGAAAACATAAGCAACTGTCAATGATTTAATGTCTGAGATCAGAAATAGTTATACGTGACAGGTCGCAGAAATGGCAAGTTCGAGGACCCCGGACAAAACGACACTTTGATAAATGAAATGGCAAACATTCGAAAGCCAACAACTTCTCAATCATGGTGCACAAAATCGGGGAAAAGTGGTCACAATGGCATGAAGACATCAAGAAGGtggaaaacgaaaaaccaTGATAAGAGAGTACTTCCATCTCGAGGAgaatcaatttatttgcctttttcaGCCGAAAATCTTTAAGTCCCAGCGATTATGGACCCCAAGCCCGGAGAACTACTGAAAAGGATCTGTTCACTTGATGGCCAATCCAAGCCCcttcatatttcatttcattcgcCACGGCTTCTTGAGAGTTATGGCAGCATTGCTGCCCCAATCTCACATCACATCATCGTCTGCGAAAGGGCCAAACTAAAAATGCTCCTACGCCCCATGCGGCCCCATCATCGCAATCTgtgtcctgctgctgccgcagctATTATTGTTCCTCCAACTCGCTGTTGTTggcccacaaaaaaaagggcaaaaataTTAGCTGCCGCTCAATCGTTCTGCTGAAGAAAAAAtccttgaaaaaaaaaaaataggcaACGCAGAAAAGGGGTCAATGGtggaatgaaaaaaaagaataacgtaaaatggtttatttatgcaaattgtcaATGGGTTTTTGCTCTTCAAAAGATAGACGAGCCGTGAGGGCCGGCTGCTTTTAACCGAATTGCCTGCCAACTGAGTGACAGACCACTTTCATTTCATAGGCGTTCCCACGATGTGCAGCTAAgtctttaattgaattgtggGCCGAAGACGAGAAGACTTGCTGGTTGGGTCATTGTCCACCATCGCAGCAAGTTAAACAAGTGCCCGCGGTCAGCAATTGGCAGGAGCAAATGAGCAGCGCACAAAAgcaggcaataaaatatttacattgcTCGCTAATAGCGTGACTTGGCCTAAACCCACACAAGCTCAGGTGAATTGGGGTTGCTGGCTGATGGCAATACCTTAAACCCTGCCATGCCCGCAATCTGCTCGATTTTCGTTGTAAATTTTACCCGCCACCGCAATTTCAGCTGCATATTTGTTCGAATGATAATCAAATGCAGGACCCTACCCTCATTTATCATTCGGTTGGCCAGTTTGGGTAATATTTTTTACCTTTTCCGTTTTCCGAAAATCCGAATGTCCGAGGCATAGGTCATAGTTCAGCTTTATCAACGCTGCACAAGGGCTTTTGCGTTGGCTGTTTACCTCTGCTGGCCCGAATGACGGCTTGAATGGCCCTTTGGCGGGTAACTTTCTATATCTGTCTGCGGATATTTGTACGTCCGAGTGGCTGTTGACCATTGGAATGgattggagtggagtggatgCCCGCGGCATTTGTAGCTAACCAATGACACCATTAAATGCAGCGGAATGTGGCTTTTTGCGCGTACTTACATGAAAATAATTGCTGCCAGAATATGGTTTGGCTTATAAAAATAACCAATTTGTTAGAATTAAAACGGTTCGttgataaattgaattttattcggGAAACTACATTTTAAAAGGAAATGGCAGAAATAGTGCAAATGAAACGCCGTGTACTTTTCATACTATTctcggtatatatatttttaaacctATTAGTTTTTATGATCTGTATGCCGTAGCTAATTGTCCCATGAAAACGATTTGTTTTGCCTAATGATCTAGAACGCGTGCTCTTAGTTTTATTTCTCATCTCACACAACGTCCATGTTGAATCGCCAAACAACTTTGAAGCTTTTTTCGCTATTTATTCTGATGGGTAGTTCCTTAGCTTCCCCGTTGAGTGAACGTAGGTGAGTGCAAGGGTTGTCTATAACTGAATCACAGAAACTATGTGCCTCGAATTCTTCAGCTTGCGGGGAAAACGAGGAACGAGCCTGTATGCCCTGCACTGAGCCAAAATGCTCACATCCCTACATCGAAGAGCCCTTCTGcgttttcattaaaaagtgtCGGCTTGGATGTGCCTGCAAATTCGGATATATTCGCCATGATCTCGATAATCAATGTATTTCCGTTCTGGACTGCAAACTCCCAGTGCGACAGCTCAATGTTCCCATTtggtaaaatgtatttattggaTCAGTGCATTTCTTCTTAAATACTAGTTGTGATTTTCTTCTGTTAACATCAAAGAATTAGAATTTACgttacatatttacatattatatatatttaatttgtgtaTTCCTTCTGTATCCTTTGATATTATTTCAAACATAAGTTAATAAAAGCTTCTGCTTCACaaagaatttaaattcatttcgaaTGAAGTGCGTAtttcaaacataaataattgtaaGTGCATCCCAGTTTACATAGGATAACATTTTTAGAGAATATGTTTACACCATTGTAAATTGTAGAGACTTCAAGTTTATGGCCGATGCCCATCTTTTACATTCCAAAAGTCCTTGTCAATTTACATGCGACGAGATTTTTACAGACTTGTACTGCGTGCTCCATTTCTATTGCTGTTTCACCACTCAGTTGTAGCTCTCTTTTCTTTTATGACAATGGCACGGAATTGTATCTTGGGAATTCAACGTTTTTAGCAGCGAAAGttttattgttgatttttgcGGTGCTCGAGATTTACGACTCCGTCGGTGTGTCCTGACCCCATTTCAAGGGAACTGCCTTCTGCTTTTGGCTGgatctgttttttttgtgaCCGGTCGCCAGTTCATAAAGCATACAATCTTAAATCTGTGCTGCTTCTacaacataaatattaatttagcCGCAATTTCCTTCGCTCTTTTACGTTATTTTGACTTCGGCTGGCTCTGGCTTTTGATGTGTgtcatttgtttgcttgcacTTTACTTTATGAATGGAAATTATTGCCGagcatttttatatttcaacttgtttttattgctggcTTAAATGGCTTCTTTGTTGGGTTTTATGAATGCAATCACCAGCAAGATCGGACATTTTATGAAATCAACCTGTTCGGTTGATTGTTGATGGCatgtaattatatttaacaaaacCGGTAATGTCCCCAAGGaatcaaatttacatttatggTTAATTTTGAGGGATTATTGTAATCATATTTCAAATTACGCATAGAATATGCCCATTGTAATCTTTCAACTAGGTACGCGCaccattcaaattgaattacaTCCTTTCAgattgcaacaaaaaaaaggccCTTCCAAATTATTCAGTCATTATTAAGTGGAAacgaaatatgtatgtttgaaTTCGAACGCAGTGAATATTTCGGCATTGCCGTGTCCATCAattatttatcatattttgtaaatttctattggcTCACAATTTGATTTCCCAACGGAAATGCCGAAAAAAAGTGCACAcatcattttgcatttccgcTAAGCtgaattaaatgttaatactTCCGCTGTGTGTGCGCTCAATGCGCATAAATTTCTAACAAATTTAGCACATAAtggttattattatattatttcacAAGACTGGGCACCGATTTTCGGGGtaataaaagcaattaaagtCTGGGCAAAGTGCTCACACGCTGCCAGACACAaaactgttattattattatcattttttcGTTGGCTGTGGGTTGTGGGCCTTTTGGGTGACTTCCAAATAAGTTATGCAGCCGTAGgaccgaaaataaaattaaattacccATTAGTGGTAGATTTTCGTCTCATTTTTCGACACAccaaattgtatatttaatgcGTATTCACGTGCTCCATATAAATTTACTGTGCTTTGAATTTATTGCTCGTCATTAAGCCGCTGGACATAATGTCTCGGATTTAATGTGCTTTGCCAGCGGGAAATCGTGTTTTCAAAAGCTCATTTCAAGTGCTAGTAACTGACTTGAGCCACTAAACAACTTGACAACAATATATcagaaacaaataaacgaaacgAGAGCCACCAAAGGGATTACGGCAAAGAGTCCTTGGACAGGACTGCGACGATATCCTCCGATATCCtttccttttatttctttctgtaTTATCGAATTGGTGCGCTGCGGTCGTGGGcacaataaattcaaaacttTTCGCCCCAGGGCAGCACACCTTACAACTGGGTATTTCCCCCTCTTTCCCGTTTTCCATCACCCTTCTTTTTCTGGACATTTAAATGGCCAACTTTTGTGGAAACAAGCTTACATGCACTCATGGTTCCACTCACACAGAGTTCGATGGAGCGCGGACTTGATGATTGGAAGGGAGGAAAGGAAAGGCCATGGCAACCAAGGAGCTCTTAATTCCTTATGGCCAACAGCGATTCCGCCTGCCTGCCAATTGTTTAATGAGCTGAGTTTTCCTCgcttgtttcttgtttttgccCGCTTTTCTTGTTGCGTGCTCTGCTCATTTCGGTTCAACTAAGCAGCGGAAATTGTTAGATAAGAGAATTTCACAAAAGTTGCTCATTTTAATCGAGAAACTTTTGTCTAGTTTGATTGCTAAGTGTGTGTGGCAGCCCCGAGACTTGTGGACAACTGAGGTCCTGTTTTATCATCCATTCAGGCCTGGCTGTGGGGTAAAATTGACAAATAATGATAACAACAAGGCGCAAAACTTATTCTAATTATAAagttttgaaatgcaaatagttGGCTGTCCTAAAATGCTGGAATAATTCTATAGATGACATGACAGCAGATGTGTTctacaaaaacaaactaaagttaaataaatctgTCATTAACTTGATCTTAAAGCTTATCACAGTGTTTACGTAGTGACAAAGCGCACCGTGCGACTGTTATATATGGCAtatgtaataaaaatgtagCGAACCTCGAACAACAAACTTCTTTCGTTTAAATGATTGActtatttattggtttttataaCTACGACCTGTCATATAATAAATCTTATAAGAAAAGCCACTCAATCCAGTTGGAGACCAGAGCCACTTCATCAAACAGCCAATATGAATATGCCACTTTAAAACCATCCCCTAAATGGGATCGTAATATAGTTGTCAGCCTGAAAATATGCCACAAAACGCTTACTATCCCTTAGCTCTTTGGCTGTTTACACTTTTATCCACCACCATTGATATGATGGCcagtaaatattaaatatcttCAAACAGCTCATATCCAATATAATTGTTGTGAGTGCAGTGAAATGGGGATAAACCCATGTTCGATATTAATAAGCCTTGAGTACGtgccataaataaaagcaCGCATTCCTCCTCCATCAAGTAAATAAAGTGCGcagacaaagaaaaaaaggaaaatgcgaGCTGAGTGGGAAAATTTCACAAGCCTTCACTGGAGGACCAACCTTGGAGGACCAACCTGTGTCGAGccaaaaatatgcatttaatcctgatgtgcatttaattaatgcgCAGTATAAACACTTCGCCACGCACACAATTCTGAActttttgcagtttttgcaGCCAATAAATTTACTTTAAGGCCCTTGGCGGTATTAAAAATTGAAGATGAGAGGgcgttaaatatttttgcacccTGAGTGCAGTACATTGAATAAAAGTGGACTTACTCCATACATTGAAATGGGAATTAAGAGCTTTATTAAATGGGTATACGGTGTGTCGGCATTCCTTTCCATTGAACTCTGtgtaatatttaatgttttccctCCTCGCTGTAACCGCAGGTATGCGCCCTATCCAAACGCGCCGTCATACTGCAGTCTTCGGATATCCTCGCCTATAATGAGCTCCCACTCCATCAGGCCAACAGCATTAATGGCAATGCGaacggcaatggcaacggcaacggcaacagtGTGGGCGGCATCACGGCCATGGCCTCCAAGTCCTCCGCCCCGCAGAACATCATCGCCAATGCAGGGCTGAGCTACGAGGATGTGCTAAACGATGATTTCCAGTTCGACATGGATGGCCACGACGTGATGGTCTTCCTGCACATCCAGAAGACGGGCGGCACCTCGTTTGGCCGCCATTTGGTCAGGGATCTGGATCTAAAGGTGAGTTAGCTAAAGTAATTGATATATCCTAAAAAGAGCTTCAGTAACTGATATGTTTTCCAATTATCTGCAGCGTCCCTGTGAGTGCCAGCGGCAAAGGAAGCGTTGCTACTGCTTCCGACCGCATCGCAATGAGAACTGGCTCTTTTCCCGCTACTCGACGGGCTGGAAGTGCGGCCTCCACGCGGACTGGACTGAGCTGACCAGCTGCGTGGACGTGGAGCTGGACAAGAACGAAGGGGAGACGGCCAAGCGGCGGTACTTCTACATTTCGCTGCTGCGACAACCCATTGCCCGCTACATGTCCGAGTATAGGCATGTGCGGCGGGGCGCCACCTGGAAGGGATCACGCCATTGGTGCCTGGGCCGCCAGGCCACCGCCGCCGAGCTGCCTGCTTGTTACAAGGGCAAGGACTGGCTGGACGTGGATCTCGACCAGTTCGCCGGCTGCGAGTCCAATCTGGCGGCTAACCGCCAGACCCGCATGCTGGCCGATCTCGCCCTCGTCGGCTGCTACAACAAGTCCTCGATGCCCGCGCACGAGCGGGATCGTGTGATGCTGGCCAGCGCAAAGCGCAATCTGGCCGCCATGGCCTACTTTGGACTGACTGAATATCAAAAGGTTAGTTTGTTTTGTCCATTTCAAAGGCTATAACTGATGTGCTTTGTTATATTTCCTTTAGATGTCCCAGTACATTTTCGAGGAGACTTTCAACCTGCGTTTCGCCATTCCCTTCGAGCAGCACAACACCACAATCTCGGCGACTGCTGTCCAGAATCTTCGACCCGACCAGAAGCGTCGCATCGAGAAGCTCAACAGTCTGGACATCGAGCTGTACGCCTTTGCCAAGACTTTGCTCTTTCAGCGGTGAGTACCACGCTCTGCCATCAGGATCTTTTCCTGCTCGCGACCTATGTATTGATATTTATAACACCCAGCTTAATTGGCTTATGTGCCGATAGAACATGGCTTTAGTTATGTTGTTTTCTGTGCCCCTTGTTAGTTACAGTAGGAGCTAGTTTATCTGGTCGACAGAAACCAGATCCAAAGTTGTGGGTCCGGTTTCCTGGATCCTTTACTGCGTAGCTTCATCGGGACGTTGCTCAAAGGTCGATGACTCAGGTCCACGTCCTCGTTCTTTAGTAGCGTTTTGTATCCCATGAGGGTGCGAAACCCCTTTGATCTTCAGGGGCCAAGCCAGTCTTTTGTTGCACTCACTTTGTGTTGTGATGACATTGGCTCTGGCTCAGGAATAGGAAGAATGGATCCCATGGAAACATCATTAGATCGCGTTACCTTATAGCGCGTTCAATGAATGGCAGTTATGCATGGACAGGCATGGGAAAATTATGTTGAAGGTGTTGCGGCGTAGGGTAAATGTCATTAACTTCATTAACATTACTGCGAGTCCTGCACATCATCGGATCAGCCAATTGTGATAACCCTTTTTCgtacaatttccatttttattagAAGAGAGTTTGGGAAAAGCAACGAAATCTAAGTGTttccaaaatgcaaatgtttgtgGGAAAATAATACCTCTATGAAACCAAATGTATATTGTTATGTACACATTATGTGCATGCAATATATAAATTGACAAATGTTATGAAGCACATatatcaattaaaacttaCTTCTTGAGTATTGATATTCTATTGATTTCCAAACGATTTCCCTTGCCAAGCCTCCATTGTCTTTCCTTATGATAATGCCTTTAGTTCTTGTCTTTGGCACAGCTGTGTGTGGCTGACCCACCCAGAATTTCATGCCTGTTTGCTTTAACCTAGAATTATCACCTCCCAGTTGCTAGAATCTTCCGGCCATTGTTTGCCATCAAAGGAACAACCAGCTGATCCCAGTTGGCAGTTGTGACAAACGCACTGGAGAAAAGAAGCGGAAAAATGGCAGGATGCACAGGCAGCTACCGCAGGATCAGCAGGATATCATGAGGGGGTTCTCTATTCAGATTATAGATGGCCGATTGCCCAACTGCTTGGCGATATCAcatgaaaaatcaattttcccgacgcatttccattttcgatgCAATTCAATTCGCCTCAATTCCATTCAGCCCATTGCGCAGGCGCAACTCGCCCATTTCCGACGCATTTTCCTTTAATTATGCGGGCATCGGATTTCGTATCAAATTAACGAATTATGCTGGCTGCCAGCTGGGTTGGAGCTAACGGATAAAACAGCCCATCCAGCCATCAGCTCATATCCTTGTACTCGTACTCTCGCAATCCTCGAAAGCAATAGCATTTACTTGTAGTCCTCGAATGGAAGGAGAAGCCCAGGCAGATGCGAGTGAGTGTGTCTCTGCTCGTCGGCTACGGCACATTTCCCATATGTACTTAAGTCGGGGAATGCGGAACCCCGTCGTCGTATCTCTCCACCCCTACCCATCTTGCTACCCCCACTCCGATCTCGAACCCTCCTCGTGCTGTCTTGAACTACAATTGCAACATTTGCGCGCgctaaaatgaaaacatttccTTTATATACACGAGGCCGACGTCTTGACAAACACACAGATAAGACGACCAGGGGATCAAGAACTGTGGCACGAACTAccaccaaataaaaaaaattaggAGACATATATATAACTCTGCTTACCAGAATTCTAGATACTCTTAAAAGAGGgcattttagaaaatatataatattatatatttcatttaaattcaaaagtgGTAAAGATCAAATGAATGATGCCTTCTGGCTTGTCTAATCTTGAATTAACATTagaatatttaagaaatatgaaatgttgTGCAgctaaaatctaaaaaatacaaattaacgTTTAGTAATGATATTATATTCTATGTCAACtgattattatatttagtGGTAACAAAACAGggttagttaattaaaaatagggAAAAAGAGAGTACGAAATGAAAGCGTTAAACCATTTTTCGTTTAAAGATTTCGGAAATACCCAACCTGACATGTAGAGTATATCCCACATAGGTGAAGCAATGCAGGATCATTGAAGCGACCCCTGCTCGAGGGTTGTTTTCTTTGCCTCCCCTGACTCTATCTCGTTCCCACACTCTATCCATCCCTTTTCCACTCGATCTGCCAGCTGGAGGTGATGTCTGCCTCAGCGATCTTGGACAGAAGGTGAGCTCAGTTAGGTTTTGACAGCGGAACGCGTAGGTACAGTGAAACGGGTAGCAACGGGATAGCGGGTTTAGTGTAGCACAGAACGGACCACAAAGtacagaaaatattaaaaacgaCTACAGACTACGTTATTGTTAAACAGTTTACCTAAAAATCCTAAGGAAAAGATACCCAAATTAAACCGAAAGTTAAAGTTGTGTTTATGTTTGATCGTTGAGTTATTGTTATATCGAAAGTTAAA
Protein-coding sequences here:
- the LOC120285002 gene encoding uncharacterized protein LOC120285002, encoding MLNRQTTLKLFSLFILMGSSLASPLSEPCGENEERACMPCTEPKCSHPYIEEPFCVFIKKCRLGCACKFGYIRHDLDNQCISVLDCKLPVRQLNVPIW
- the LOC6727390 gene encoding heparan-sulfate 6-O-sulfotransferase 3-B isoform X2, which gives rise to MWRFEMPDGMVCALSKRAVILQSSDILAYNELPLHQANSINGNANGNGNGNGNSVGGITAMASKSSAPQNIIANAGLSYEDVLNDDFQFDMDGHDVMVFLHIQKTGGTSFGRHLVRDLDLKRPCECQRQRKRCYCFRPHRNENWLFSRYSTGWKCGLHADWTELTSCVDVELDKNEGETAKRRYFYISLLRQPIARYMSEYRHVRRGATWKGSRHWCLGRQATAAELPACYKGKDWLDVDLDQFAGCESNLAANRQTRMLADLALVGCYNKSSMPAHERDRVMLASAKRNLAAMAYFGLTEYQKMSQYIFEETFNLRFAIPFEQHNTTISATAVQNLRPDQKRRIEKLNSLDIELYAFAKTLLFQRFEHLKAKDTNFEQRYANLGNIYFKQGVTEFNWDSNVEDGLSTDH
- the LOC6727390 gene encoding heparan-sulfate 6-O-sulfotransferase 2 isoform X1, with translation MPGDMHKNVSVQVDSDFALLLPSGVYEIKKMEPRSKIRTIIVFCLFLAIAGIIGFGYFCQDQVCALSKRAVILQSSDILAYNELPLHQANSINGNANGNGNGNGNSVGGITAMASKSSAPQNIIANAGLSYEDVLNDDFQFDMDGHDVMVFLHIQKTGGTSFGRHLVRDLDLKRPCECQRQRKRCYCFRPHRNENWLFSRYSTGWKCGLHADWTELTSCVDVELDKNEGETAKRRYFYISLLRQPIARYMSEYRHVRRGATWKGSRHWCLGRQATAAELPACYKGKDWLDVDLDQFAGCESNLAANRQTRMLADLALVGCYNKSSMPAHERDRVMLASAKRNLAAMAYFGLTEYQKMSQYIFEETFNLRFAIPFEQHNTTISATAVQNLRPDQKRRIEKLNSLDIELYAFAKTLLFQRFEHLKAKDTNFEQRYANLGNIYFKQGVTEFNWDSNVEDGLSTDH